One window of the Colletotrichum destructivum chromosome 4, complete sequence genome contains the following:
- a CDS encoding Putative short-chain dehydrogenase/reductase SDR, NAD(P)-binding domain superfamily codes for MAEFVIEDKELTGLKGKVVIVTGGSSGIGLATVATLLSLGASVVNADINPPAEQPESSYTFVKTDVTVWADQVALFKRAKEIHGRVDHVFANAGVGPRANYLSTEVDENGDLVEPTHALLDVSLKGVMHTATLAIYHMRQQTEGGSIVINGSSTGLQRLRAVDYATAKHAVLGYGRGLIPLLDAAKIPIRVNTLAPTWADSNVLPDLRGLMEKVGVEIQPAEAVARGAALLMADGSRNGHVIHVQLGKYKEIDESILLPAFESIKGSDYPSEDEVLRRLQELMSAA; via the exons ATGGCCGAATTCGTAATCGAAGACAAGGAACTGACCGGCCTCAAAGGTAAAGTGGTCATTGTTACGGGCGGCTCGTCCGGTATCGGTCTCGCCACGGTGGCCACGCTCCTCTCGCTGGGCGCATCCGTCGTCAACGCGGACATCAACCCGCCGGCAGAGCAGCCGGAGAGCTCGTATACGTTTGTGAAGACCGACGTGACCGTCTGGGCGGACCAGGTTGCGCTGTTCAAGAGGGCGAAAGAGATCCACGGCCGCGTCGACCACGTCTTCGCCAATGCCGGCGTCGGCCCGCGCGCCAACTACCTGTCGACGGAGGTCGACGAAAACGGAGACCTCGTCGAGCCCACGCACGCGCTCTTGGACGTCAGTCTGAAGGGCGTGATGCATACGGCTACGTTGGCTATATACCACATGCGGCAGCAGACCGAGGGGGGCAGCATCGTCATCAACGGATCATCCACTGGTTTACAACGACTCCGAGCTGTAGACTATG CCACCGCTAAACATGCCGTCCTCGGCTATGGTCGCGGTCTTATCCcgctcctcgacgcggccaaGATCCCGATCCGAGTCAACACCCTCGCGCCGACCTGGGCCGACAGCAACGTGCTCCCGGACCTAAGAGGCCTGATGGAGaaggtcggcgtcgagatACAGCCCGCGGAGGCCGTTGCCCGGGGTGCGGCTTTGTTGATGGCAGACGGTTCGCGCAACGGGCATGTAATTCATGTCCAGCTCGGGAAGTACAAGGAGATTGACGAGTCTATACTCCTCCCCGCGTTCGAGTCCATCAAGGGGTCGGACTATCCAAGCGAAGATGAGGTTCTTCGGCGCCTGCAAGAGCTCATGTCAGCTGCTTAA
- a CDS encoding Putative short-chain dehydrogenase/reductase SDR, NAD(P)-binding domain superfamily, which translates to MSARCQIFIEISNMSSHNPSSLRGKVAIVTGGSRGIGAAIAVELAKRGANVTITYVSETSETLAAEVVERIGNMDNEARAMAIRADVSSVEQCKKVVEATIALYGEHVDILVNNAGITSKLSVPDITPADFEQAINTNLRGPLFMAQAVIPHLRRPGRIINITSVAARGGYASASLYLASKAGLEGLTRALAAELGPAGHTVNAVEPGVTETDMARDSGASDAHGQYVKMIVSMTPLENRMGRPEDIASVVAMLAEPQAGWVTGQTISASGGFTMI; encoded by the exons ATGTCCGCGCGGTGTCAGATTTTCATCGAGATCAGCAACATGTCTTCCCACAATCCATCTTCTCTTCGCGGAAAGGTTGCCATCGTCACGGGCGGCTCCCGGGGCATTGGGGCCGCCAttgccgtcgagctcgccaagaGAGGCGCGAAT GTCACCATTACGTACGTCTCTGAGACGAGCGAGACCTTGGCtgccgaggttgtcgagcGGATTGGAAACATGGACAACGAGGCGCGCGCTATGGCGATACGGGCTGACGTATCCTCGGTTGAGCAGTGCAAGAAGGTCGTTGAAGCCACAATTGCGTTGTACGGGGAGCACGTTGATatcctcgtcaacaacgccggcatCACCTCCAAGCTCTCCGTTCCCGACATCACCCCCGCCGACTTCGAGCAggccatcaacaccaacctCCGCGGGCCCTTGTTCATGGCGCAGGCCGTCATCCcccacctccgccgcccaggccgcatcatcaacatcacctccgtcgccgcccgcggcggcTACGCCTCGGCCAGCCTCTACCTCGCCTCCAaagccggcctcgagggcctaACGcgcgccctggccgccgagctgggcCCCGCCGGCCACAccgtcaacgccgtcgagcccggcgtCACTGAGACGGACATGGCCAGGGACTCGGGGGCTTCCGACGCCCACGGGCAGTACGTCAAGATGATTGTCTCGATGACGCCGCTCGAGAATAGGATGGGGAGGCCGGAGGACATTGCTTCGGTTGTTGCGATGCTGGCGGAGCCGCAAGCCGGCTGGGTTACCGGACAGACTATCTCGGCTTCGGGCGGCTTCACCATGATATGA
- a CDS encoding Putative major facilitator superfamily, MFS transporter superfamily — protein MSSLDEKHAPPDDAAVAAAATPDAEPTTAPTATSTATASDPVPRPAGWMYRGFRFRGKELWYASPRIQLFMVSFVCFLCPGMFNALGGLGGGGQVSTKASNDANTALYSTFAVAAFFAGTFANRLGLRLTLSLGGLGYCIYAASFLSYSHNQNEGFVIFAGAFLGVCAGLLWTGQGAIMMSYPPEHQKGRYISWFWMIFNLGAVIGALIPLGQNINKTSRSTVTDGTYAAFIVLMLLGAVLALFMCDAPKIVRDDGSRVIVMKNPSWQSEFRGLWDTLAQDPWIVLLFPMFFTSNVFYTYQTNDMNAPHFNTRTRSLNNLLYWSSQIIGALVMGYALDFPRVRRSVRAKASYVALFVLTMAIWGGGYAWQRKQAPRSEIEGNETYPTIDWTDGGELYIGPMFLYMFYGFFDAVWQTSIYWYMGALSNSSRKAANLAGFYKGIQSAGAAVFWRLDGLGTEYNTIFGASWGCLAGALVIGAPIIFLKIKDTVSVEEDLKFSDETVADVAAPGTLDVKLDKEVA, from the exons ATGTCTTCCCTCGATGAGAAACACGCCCCtcccgacgacgccgccgtcgccgccgccgccacgcccGATGCCGAACCcaccacggcgccgaccgccacctccaccgccaccgcctccgaTCCCGTCCCCCGCCCCGCCGGATGGATGTACCGCGGCTTCCGCTTCCGCGGCAAGGAGCTCTGGTACGCCTCGCCCCGCATCCAGCTCTTCATGGTCTCCTTCGTCTGCTTCCTGTGCCCCGGCATGTTcaacgccctcggcggcctcggcggcggcggccaggtcTCGACAAAGGCCTCCAACGACGCCAACACGGCGCTGTACTCCaccttcgccgtcgccgccttcttcgccggcacCTTTGCCaaccgcctcggcctgcgcCTGACCCTCagcctgggcggcctcgGCTACTGCATCTACGCCGCCTCCTTCCTGTCCTACTCCCACAACCAGAACGAGGgcttcgtcatcttcgccggcgccttcctcggcgtctgcGCCGGCCTGCTGTGGACCGGCCAGGGCGCCATCATGATGTCCTACCCGCCCGAGCACCAAAAGGGCCGCTACATCTCGTGGTTCTGGATGATCttcaacctcggcgccgtcatcggcgccctcaTCCCCCTCGGCCAGAACATCAACAAGACCTCCCGCAGCACCGTCACCGACGGCACCTacgccgccttcatcgtcctcatgctgctcggcgccgtcctcgccctcttcatGTGCGACGCCCCCAAGATCGTCCGCGACGACGGCTCCCGCGTCATCGTCATGAAGAACCCCTCCTGGCAGTCCGAGTTCCGCGGCCTCTGGGACACCCTCGCCCAGGACCCCTGGATCGTCCTGCTGTTCCCCATGTTCTTCACCTCCAACGTCTTCTACACCTACCAGACCAACGACATGAACGCCCCGCACTTCAACACCCGCACCCGCTCCCTCAACAACCTGCTCTACTGGTCCTCCCAGatcatcggcgccctcgtcatGGGCTACGCCCTCGACTTCCCCCGCGTCCGCCGCAGCGTGCGCGCAAAGGCCTCCTacgtcgccctcttcgtcctgACCATGGCCATCTGGGGCGGCGGCTACGCCTGGCAGCGCAAGCAGGCGCCCCGCAGCGAGATCGAGGGCAACGAGACCTACCCGACCATCGACTGgaccgacggcggcgagctgtACATCGGCCCCATGTTCCTGTACATGTTCTACGGCTTCTTCGACGCCGTCTGGCAGACGAGCATCTACTGGTACATGGGCGCCCTGTCCAACTCGTCCCGCAAGGCGGCGAATCTCGCCGGTTTCTACAAGG GCATTCagtccgccggcgccgccgtcttctggCGCCTCGATGGTCTCGGCACCGAGTACAACACCATCTTCGGCGCCTCGTGGGGCTGCCTCGCCGGCgctctcgtcatcggcgcccccatcatcttcctcaAGATCAAGGACACCGTCTctgtcgaggaggacctcAAGTTCTCCGACGAgaccgtcgccgacgtcgccgcgcccggcaccctcgacgtcaagctcgacaaggaggTCGCGTAA
- a CDS encoding Putative hydantoinase A/oxoprolinase, hydantoinase B/oxoprolinase, hydantoinase/oxoprolinase, producing MANAWRLSFIHRNRSTLIPHLTSLIASLNSRNDFPRIIQALTTHNAAMAADIRVSIDRGGTFCDVIAHVDGRDQPLIFKLLSEDPANYPDAPTEAIRRVLEAVEGKSIPVGEKLDGSRIASCRIGTTVATNALLEHKGERFAFLTTKGFKDVCVIGDQSRPKLFDLSIRKATALHSAVVEVDERIVPADYDLNPTPLDKETASVSDADTADLVRTASGELVRILRRPDLDAVRAQLRALRDAGYTSLAICFMHAYLHPAHEDLVASIARSPEFGFAFVTTSAATSPTIKFLHRSTSTCTEAYLYPVIRRYVDGFRAGFRVPPRRVDFMCSDGGLKAAARFRGNEALLSGPAGGVVGIARSCYDPEDGTPVIGFDMGGTSTDVSRYDGRYDYLTETSIAGRTITVPMLNIATVAAGGGSVLFARNGLLAVGPESAGAHPGPACYRKGGPLTVTDANLFLGRLVPSSFPSIFGPDADEALDAAVVAREFARLTADLNAQTARSLTAHDVALGFLDVANETMSRPIRNATEARGFAPENHHLVSFGGAGGQHACDIADKLGIRRVLIHKFSSLLSAYGIAQAELQHEALEPYGRKLDAGAAAHVADRLAALRARVGAELRSQGAGEDSVVFDESLVLRYFGTDTNLTISRPEDRDYAARFEATHLREFAFSMDRDIVIESIKVRGTGSAGARIREASALKELAAGTQSPAPEPKERQSVYIDGAWHDTGVYRLDDVPKDVVVSGPALLIDQTQTIFTSPPSPPSTTLTTPTPEPSSSITASPSSSSPVDPIQLSVFAHRFMAIAEQMGTTLQRTSISTSIKERLDFSCAIFSPAGKLVANAPHIPIHLGSMQFAIQAQHRLWEGKLRPGDVLLTNHPQWGGTHLPDLTVVTPVFVDSDRASNSGADSGLEAEVSEHHHRQEIAFYVASRGHHTDIGGKGITSMMPESRELWEEGLNVPSLKIVSAGTFLEDAVRAAFEKAGSFPGCSTSRRLADNISDLKAQTSANQRGIVLLRKLCAEAGLATVHRHMTAIQSNAEAAVRGFFRRIAASHPRGLEATDHLDDGTPMRVRITADPATGSALYDFSGSGPQTWGNYNCPIAICHSAIIYTIRCLVDADIPLNEGCLTPVEIRVPEGSVLNPGPRAAICGSTLASQRVIDVILRAFGRYGASQGCANSFGWGMGGRDPETGIVAKGWNYGESIGGGVGAGEGYHGEHSTHVHSTNTRQTDAEVIEKRTAVLVRRYEIRRGSGGAGTWRGGDGITREIEARVPLKFSILSDRRVYRPWGMAGGGPGRQGENYAFLFGEGNEGGEGAMERINLGGKAIINLREGEYVQINTPGGGGYGGDEVEDRHRGYV from the exons ATGGCAAACGCTTGGAGACTCTCATTCATACATCGGAATAGATCGACTCTCATCCCCCATCTCACATCTCTTATAGCGAGT CTCAACTCTCGCAACGACTTCCCACGCATCATCCAGGCTCTCACAACGCATaacgccgccatggccgccgatATCAGGGTCTCGATAGACCGCGGCGGCACCTTTTGCGACGTCATCGCccacgtcgacggccgcgacCAGCCGCTCATCTTCAAGCTGCTGTCGGAAGACCCGGCCAACTACCCCGACGCTCCGACCGAGGCCATCCGCCGCGTGCTCGAGGCCGTAGAGGGGAAGTCCATCCCCGtcggcgagaagctcgacggcTCGCGCATTG CATCATGCCGCATCGGCACGACCGTCGCCACCAACGCCCTCCTCGAACACAAGGGTGAACGCTTCGCCTTCCTGACGACAAAGGGGTTCAAGGACGTCTGCGTCATCGGCGACCAGTCGCGCCCCAAGCTCTTCGACCTGAGCATCCGGAAGGCCACGGCGCTGcactcggccgtcgtcgaggtggacgagcGCATCGTCCCGGCCGACTACGACCTCAACCCGACGcccctcgacaaggagacCGCCTCCGTCTCAGACGCCGACACGGCAGATCTCGTCCGCACGGCCAGCGGCGAACTGGTCCGCATCCTCCGCCGCCCGGACCTGGACGCCGTTCGAGCCCAGCTCCGGGCCCTCCGGGACGCGGGCTACACGTCGCTCGCCATCTGCTTCATGCACGCCTACCTCCACCCGGCCcacgaggacctcgtcgcctcCATCGCGCGCTCCCCCGAGTTCGGCTTCGCCTTCGTcaccacctcggccgccacCTCGCCCACCATCAAGTTCCTCCACCGCAGCACCTCGACCTGCACCGAGGCCTACCTGTACCCCGTCATCCGCCGCTACGTCGACGGCTTCCGCGCCGGCTTCCGCGTCCCGCCGCGCCGCGTCGACTTCATGTGctccgacggcggcctcaAGGCGGCCGCCCGCTTCCGCGGCAACGAGGCTCTCCTCAGCGGGcccgcgggcggcgtcgtcggcatcgcgaGGTCTTGCTACGACCCCGAGGATGGCACGCCCGTCATCGGCTTCGACATGGGCGGCACCAGCACCGACGTCTCCCGCTACGACGGCCGCTACGATTACCTCACCGAGACCTCCATCGCTGGCCGCACCATCACCGTGCCCATGCTTAAcatcgccaccgtcgccgccggtggcggctCCGTCCTCTTTGCCCGCaacggcctcctcgccgtcggtCCGGAGAGCGCCGGCGCGCATCCGGGCCCGGCCTGTTACCGGAAAGGCGGACCCCTGACCGTGACGGACGCGaacctcttcctcggccgcctcgttCCGTCGTCCTTCCCGTCCATCTTCGGCCCGGACGcagacgaggccctcgacgccgccgtcgtcgcgcgCGAGTTCGCCCGCCTCACGGCGGACCTCAACGCCCAGACGGCGCGGTCCCTGACGGCGcacgacgtcgccctcggcttcctcgacgtcgccaacgagACCATGTCCCGCCCGATCCGCAACGCCACCGAGGCCCGCGGCTTCGCGCCCGAGAACCACCACCTCGTCTccttcggcggcgccggcggccagcacgcctgcgacatcgccgacaagctgGGCATCCGCCGCGTCCTGATCCACAAGTTCTCGTCGCTGCTGTCGGCGTACGGcatcgcccaggccgagctgCAGCACGAAGCCCTCGAGCCGTACGGGAGgaagctcgacgccggcgccgcggcccaCGTCGCGGACCGGCTCGCTGCCTTGCGGGCGCGGGTCGGCGCGGAGCTGCGCTCGCAGGGCGCCGGGGAGGACTCGGTCGTCTTTGACGAGAGCCTCGTGCTGCGGTACTTCGGCACCGACACGAACCTGACCATCTCGCGGCCAGAGGACAGGGACTACGCGGCCCGGTTCGAGGCGACGCACCTGCGCGAGTTCGCCTTCTCGATGGACAGGGACATCGTCATCGAGTCGATCAAGGTCCGCGGCACGGGCAGCGCCGGCGCGAGGATCCGCgaggcgtcggcgttgaagGAGCTGGCGGCTGGCACGCAAAGCCCGGCTCCCGAGCCGAAGGAGAGGCAGAGCGTCTATATCGACGGCGCGTGGCACGACACGGGCGTCTaccgcctcgacgatgttCCCAAGGATGTAGTCGTCTCCGGGCCGGCGCTGCTGATCGACCAGACGCAGACCATCTTT ACATCCCCTCCATCGCCCCCTTCTACTACCCTCACAACGCCCACCCCTGAACCCTCTTCATCGATAACAGCatcgccctcctcttcctcccctgTCGACCCCATCCAGCTCTCCGTCTTCGCCCATCGGTTCAtggccatcgccgagcaGATGGGCACCACACTCCAGCGCAcctccatctcgacctccaTCAAGGAGCGCCTCGACTTCTCCTGTGCCATCTTCTCCCCCGCcggcaagctcgtcgccaacgccccTCATATCCCCATTCACCTGGGCTCCATGCAgttcgccatccaggcccAGCATCGATTATGGGAGGGGAAGCTCCGGCCCGGCGACGTGCTCCTCACGAACCACCCGCAATGGGGCGGCACCCACCTGCCCGACCTGACGGTCGTGACCCCGGTCTTTGTCGACTCAGACCGAGCATCGAACTCCGGAGCGGACTCGGGACTCGAGGCCGAAGTCTCGgaacaccaccaccgccaggAGATCGCCTTCTACGTGGCCTCGCGCGGCCACCACACTGacatcggcggcaagggcatcACCTCGATGATGCCCGAGTCCCGCGAGCTGTgggaggaaggcctcaaCGTGCCCTCCCTCAAGatcgtctcggccggcacgttcctcgaggacgccgtgcgcgccgccttcgagaaggccggctCGTTCCCCGGCTGTAGCACCtcccgccgcctcgccgacaacATCTCGGACCTCAAGGCGCAGACGTCGGCGAACCAGCGCGGCATCGTCCTGCTCCGCAAGCTctgcgccgaggccgggctcGCCACTGTCCACCGCCACATGACGGCTATCCAGTccaacgccgaggccgccgtgcGCGGCTTCTTccgccgcatcgccgcctcgcACCCGCGGGGTCTCGAGGCGACGGaccacctcgacgacggcacgcCGATGCGCGTCCGGATCACGGCCGACCCGGCCACGGGGTCCGCCCTGTACGACTTCTCCGGCTCCGGGCCGCAGACGTGGGGAAACTACAACTGCCCCATCGCCATCTGCCACTCGGCCATCATCTACACGATCCGgtgcctcgtcgacgccgacatcccGCTCAACGAGGGGTGCCTGACGCCCGTCGAGATCCGCGTGCCCGAGGGCTCCGTGCTGAACccggggccgagggcggccatcTGCGGCAGCACGCTGGCCAGCCAGCGGGTCATCGACGTCATCCTCCGCGCGTTCGGGCGGTACGGCGCCAGCCAGGGGTGCGCCAACAGCTTCGGCTGGGGCATGGGCGGGCGGGACCCGGAGACGGGGATCGTCGCCAAGGGGTGGAACTATGGCGAgagcatcggcggcggcgttggcgcgGGCGAGGGATACCACGGGGAGCACTCTACTCAT GTTCACTCAACCAACACGCGGCAGACGGACGCCGAAGTCATCGAGAAGCGCacggcggtgctggtgcGACGGTACGAGATCCGGCGGGGCAGCGGTGGCGCCGGCACgtggcgcggcggcgacggcatcacGCGCGAGATCGAGGCGCGCGTCCCGCTCAAGTTCAGCATCCTCTCAGACCGCCGCGTGTACCGGCCGTGGGGcatggcgggcggcgggccgggCAGGCAGGGCGAGAACTACGCGTTCCTGTTCGGCGAgggcaacgagggcggcgagggggccATGGAGCGGATCAACCTGGGCGGCAAGGCGATTATCAACCTGCGGGAGGGCGAGTATGTGCAGATCAACACGCCAGGTGGCGGCGGGTATGGGGGGGATGAGGTGGAGGACCGGCACAGGGGGTATGTCTAA
- a CDS encoding Putative cutinase/acetylxylan esterase, alpha/Beta hydrolase, whose amino-acid sequence MKTAAVTTALLAVFAAASPIEVRQASGCKAFTVLFARGTTEIGALGSVVGPGLQRAVQSALGANAVTVEGVSYPADIGGIMAETTGTGPGSTAMTNQANQWLSKCPQTKLILTGYSQGGMVVHNAGKKLNGKGVVAAVTFGDPFKGQGVAGVPTGKFKSFCAAGDTVCAAGGCASAGGCGSTSAAGHIGYGSDTNAAGAFIKSAVA is encoded by the coding sequence ATGaagaccgccgccgtcaccaccgccctcctcgccgtcttcgcggCCGCCAGCCCCATCGAGGTCCGCCAGGCGTCCGGCTGCAAGGCCTTCACGGTGCTCTTCGCCCGCGGCACCACCGAGATCGGCGCCCTCGGAAGCGTCGTCGGCCCGGGCCTGCAGAGGGCCGTCCAGTCGGCGCTCGGAGCCAACGCCGTGacggtcgagggcgtcagCTACCCGGCcgacatcggcggcatcatggccgagacgacgggCACGGGGCCTGGCAGCACGGCCATGACCAACCAGGCCAACCAGTGGCTGAGCAAGTGCCCGCAGACGAAGCTCATCCTCACGGGCTACAGCCAGGGCGGCATGGTCGTCCACAACGCcggcaagaagctcaacggcaagggcgtcgtcgccgccgtcaccttTGGGGACCCCTTCAAGGGCCAGGGCGTGGCCGGCGTGCCCACGGGCAAGTTCAAGAGCTTCTGCGCCGCTGGCGATACCGtctgcgccgccggcgggtgTGCCAGCGCCGGAGGCTGCGGGAGCACGAGCGCGGCTGGTCACATTGGGTACGGGTCCGATACCAACGCTGCCGGTGCCTTTATCAAGTCTGCGGTGGCCTAG
- a CDS encoding Putative chitin-binding, type 1, NodB domain, glycoside hydrolase/deacetylase, beta/alpha-barrel, whose product MRWSFVLLGALSGLDAARGHDSRPHMNMVGGPHRRGVEELRRRRTAFEPWNPPTAANKPRAHHAHHLSPRQASSSPIPVGDNSLCGAAYGRCADGYCCSASGYCGQTAEYCSSPDCQINYGPACDGNKKPSGADTSNDARPLKGDVPYGGVGIYDCVNVGDVAITYDDGPYLYTAAMLDAFKAHGAVATFFITGNNIGKGMINVAYADVIKRMVAEGHQVASHTWSHENLDSLTLDQRRNQMVYNEIAFNDILGFYPTYMRPPYSICGAECQGQMLSLGYHITYFDLDTQGYLHTDPSQIGFSVNLWDQAMLARSPCNSSYLHIEHDIHQQVATTLTNHILDSVVANGWRAVTVGTCLGDPPENWYRGSVPGYNFDITAVSAPVCSSTATSAGTSATSGLSVLPVSLDATCGPAAGQTCQGSIFGDCCSVSGYCGSTSPYCGTGCQPGYGTCDGQSSSSSGISASSAPSSSSTPSVSVSTDGMCGLANGKTCLGSIFGNCCSQYNYCGTTEGHCGSGGHIGFLLWNCTSFDFRELCHRSQEQCHHLYVVFGGCIAFIFWDYVYFIFGNPFSFGFWDYIHSDYFVYFGHFIF is encoded by the exons ATGCGGTGGTCTTTCGTGCTGCTTGGCGCCCTTTCTGGGTTGGACGCAGCCAGGGGTCACGATTCTAGGCCGCACATGAACATGGTGGGGGGACCCCATCGCCGGGGAGTCGAAGAGCTGCGACGAAGGCGTACTGCATTCGAGCCTTGGAAtccgccgacggcagcgaACAAGCCTCGGGCACACCACGCACACCATCTGTCGCCTCGACAGGCATCATCCAGTCCCATTCCGGTGGGAGACAACTCGCTGTGCGGAGCCGCATATGGGAGATGCGCCGATGGCTATTGTTGTTCGGCTTCCGG GTATTGTGGGCAAACTGCCGAGTACTGCTCTTCGCCCGACTGCCAGATCAACTACGGCCCGGCCTGTGATGGCAACAAGAAGCCCAGCGGGGCTGATACATCTAACGACGCAAGACCTTTGAAGGGCGATGTCCCTtatggcggcgttggcatCTACGACTGCGTCAatgttggtgatgttgcAATCACCTATGACGACGGTCCTTACCTATACACTGCAGCCATGCTGGACGCCTTCAAGGCTCACGGTGCTGTTGCTACCTTCTTTATTACTGGTAACAATATCGGCAAGGGCATGATTAATGTGGCGTATGCCGATGTTATTAAG CGCATGGTTGCCGAGGGCCATCAGGTTGCCAGCCATACGTGGTCCCACGAAAATCTAGATTCATTGACGCTGGACCAACGTCGGAACCAGATGGTATACAACGAGATTGCCTTCAACGACATCCTGGGTTTCTATCCCACCTACATGCGTCCGCCTTACTCTATCTGCGGCGCGGAGTGCCAGGGCCAGATGCTTAGTCTCGGATATCACATCACCTACTTTGACCTCGACACCCAGGGGTATCTACACACCGACCCTAGTCAGATTGGATTCAGCGTAAATTTATGGGACCAGGCGATGCTCGCTCGTTCGCCCTGCAACAGTAGCTATTTGCACATTGAGCACGACATCCACCAGCAGGTTGCAACGACACTTACCAACCATATACTCGACTCCGTCGTTGCCAACGGCTGGAGAGCCGTTACTGTCGGCACGTGCCTGGGGGACCCCCCCGAGAATTGGTACAGGGGCAGTGTTCCCGGCTACAACTTCGACATCACCGCCGTCAGCGCCCCTGTCTGCTCCAGCACGGCCACATCTGCTGGTACTTCCGCTACTTCGGGCTTGTCCGTATTGCCCGTTTCCCTCGACGCCACCTGCGGTCCCGCAGCCGGGCAGACGTGCCAGGGCTCCATCTTTGGAGACTGCTGTTCCGTGAGCGGTTATTGCGGAAGCACCTCCCCCTACTGCGGCACAGGCTGCCAGCCCGGATACGGCACTTGTGACGGccagtcgtcgtcaagcTCAG GTATCTCCGCCAGCTCCGcgccatcttcgtcttccacACCAAGTGTGTCAGTCTCCACGGACGGTATGTGCGGCCTGGCCAACGGCAAAACGTGCCTTGGGTCCATCTTTGGAAACTGTTGCTCCCAATACAACTACTGCGGCACCACCGAGGGTCACTGCGGTTCCGG AGGCCACAtcggcttcctcctctgGAACTGCACCTCTTTCGACTTCCGGGAGCTCTGTCACCGTTCTCAGGAACAGTGTCACCACCTCtacgtcgtcttcggggGCTGCATCGCCTTCATCTTCTGGGACTACGTCTACTTCATCTTCGGGAACCCTTTCAGCTTTGGCTTCTGGGACTACATCCACTCCGACTACTTCGTCTACTTCGGCCACTTCATCTTCTAG